In Candidatus Hadarchaeales archaeon, one DNA window encodes the following:
- a CDS encoding ABC transporter ATP-binding protein has protein sequence MKNLTVRYESAIILNSVSLEVGEKESVGILGPNGAGKSTLLRAITGLVKWQREVMKGTKQGNVTMEGEIRFEGKRIDGLLPHQIVKMGLIHCPERRRIFREMTVLENLKAGAYSYKDQKEIEENLKRVYELFPVLKERKNQVAGTLSGGEQQMLAVGRALMSKPKLLCIDEPSLGLAPKMKKNLMEGIKEIQKEGVKILIAEQDVNFAFNLTQRNYVLSQGKVVAEGTKGKLLRDETIRKSYLGL, from the coding sequence GTGAAGAATCTTACCGTTCGTTATGAAAGTGCCATCATCCTCAACAGCGTTAGTCTAGAAGTGGGGGAGAAGGAATCGGTAGGAATCCTTGGACCAAATGGGGCAGGTAAATCCACTCTCCTGAGGGCGATAACGGGCTTGGTGAAATGGCAAAGAGAGGTGATGAAAGGAACTAAGCAAGGAAACGTGACGATGGAGGGAGAAATAAGATTTGAGGGAAAGAGAATAGATGGGCTTCTTCCCCATCAGATAGTGAAGATGGGTCTAATTCACTGCCCAGAAAGGAGGAGGATCTTTAGGGAAATGACTGTACTCGAGAATCTGAAAGCTGGCGCCTACTCCTATAAAGACCAGAAGGAAATAGAGGAAAACCTGAAAAGAGTCTACGAGCTCTTTCCGGTATTGAAGGAGAGAAAGAACCAGGTGGCGGGTACCCTCTCCGGAGGAGAACAACAAATGCTGGCTGTGGGGAGGGCGCTCATGTCCAAGCCCAAGCTCCTCTGTATCGATGAACCCTCCTTGGGTTTGGCACCAAAGATGAAGAAAAATCTGATGGAAGGAATAAAAGAAATCCAAAAAGAAGGGGTAAAAATTCTTATCGCGGAACAAGATGTGAACTTTGCCTTTAACCTTACCCAAAGAAATTATGTTCTTTCCCAAGGGAAGGTGGTGGCCGAAGGAACCAAAGGTAAGCTTCTCAGAGATGAAACGATTAGAAAAAGCTACTTAGGTCTTTAA
- a CDS encoding ABC transporter ATP-binding protein produces the protein MSDFFRVERLTKKFGGLVAVNKVSFEIERDEIVGLIGPNGAGKTTLLKLIGGILKPDSGKIIFKGEDITGLKPYEIVNRGIAITFQGARPFRRLPVIANVMVSCLSPRATRRGEWLKLTEARARDALEFVGIADMALEPASSLSHGDLKRLEIAKAIATEPELLLLDEPLGGLSPAETELLAKSIRRLHEGGRFGRLHSEGPAMLIVEHKLAELMKIVDRVIVLNFGEIIAEGTPKEIVKNKKVIEAYLGEEI, from the coding sequence ATGAGTGATTTCTTCAGGGTCGAAAGGCTAACCAAGAAATTCGGCGGATTAGTAGCTGTAAACAAAGTGAGTTTTGAGATAGAAAGAGACGAGATAGTGGGACTGATAGGTCCCAATGGGGCAGGCAAAACCACTCTTCTCAAGCTCATAGGAGGAATCCTCAAGCCTGATTCCGGAAAAATAATTTTCAAGGGGGAAGACATAACTGGTCTCAAGCCTTATGAGATAGTCAATAGGGGGATCGCCATAACTTTCCAGGGAGCTAGACCTTTCCGCCGTTTACCCGTAATAGCTAACGTAATGGTTTCCTGTCTTTCTCCCAGGGCAACAAGAAGGGGGGAATGGCTCAAACTTACCGAAGCGAGAGCAAGGGATGCTTTGGAGTTCGTGGGAATAGCCGATATGGCACTCGAACCCGCATCTTCCCTTTCGCATGGGGATCTCAAAAGGCTGGAAATAGCCAAAGCCATAGCCACAGAACCAGAACTCCTCCTCCTCGATGAACCATTGGGCGGATTAAGCCCGGCTGAGACCGAACTCTTGGCGAAATCGATAAGGAGACTACACGAGGGAGGAAGATTTGGCAGGCTTCACAGCGAAGGACCTGCCATGCTCATCGTGGAGCACAAGCTCGCGGAACTCATGAAGATCGTGGATAGGGTAATCGTACTGAACTTTGGTGAAATCATCGCGGAGGGAACTCCCAAAGAAATAGTAAAGAACAAAAAGGTAATAGAAGCCTATCTGGGGGAGGAGATTTAA
- a CDS encoding long-chain fatty acid--CoA ligase gives MAERPWLKSYPPGVPAEIEVPNKSIPEIFDEASEKYADKTALIFYGRKISYRELRENVDRFATALHDLGVKKGERVALYLPNCPQFVISYFGILKTGATVTPISPVYVSKEVAYQLKDSEAKTIVCLDTLFENVEKTGLKLDRIITTNIGEYLPSLKKFIGKSLLGKLFRKAMIPSPKIPKREGIYHFQELLKKYPPNPPKVKINPSEDLATLPYSGGTTGIPKGVMVPHRNIVANMAQIRAFWPILEEGKEVVVAFLPFYHIYGQVVALIFGLCWGSTLVLFTTFDPDEILDAIEKYNATVFNGVPTVFEFLKDYEKTLKVNWKRLKLITSGADVLHPSTYQDWEKKTGARIIQGYGLTETSTVTHSNPYHKVKADSFGIPLPSTLAAIAHPEKNQFLKVGEIGEVVIHGPQVMKGYWKNPEETKKVLVKIEGKTWLRTGDLAKMDEEGYFYFFERKKDLIKYKGFSIYAREIEDVLYEHPQIKEAAVIGVPHPQFGEIVKAYVVLHTEARGKVSEEDIIEYCKKKLAPYKVPKIVEFRGELPKTDVGKISHRELREEVKKA, from the coding sequence ATGGCTGAAAGACCTTGGCTTAAATCCTATCCCCCAGGGGTGCCCGCAGAAATCGAGGTTCCGAACAAATCCATACCGGAGATTTTTGATGAAGCCTCAGAGAAATACGCTGACAAAACTGCCTTGATTTTCTATGGAAGGAAGATAAGCTACCGTGAACTGAGAGAAAATGTCGACAGATTTGCCACTGCCCTCCACGACCTAGGGGTGAAAAAAGGAGAGAGAGTTGCCCTGTATCTTCCCAATTGTCCTCAATTCGTTATTTCTTACTTCGGCATCCTAAAGACGGGGGCTACGGTAACTCCCATAAGCCCCGTATATGTTTCGAAGGAGGTAGCATATCAACTAAAGGATAGCGAGGCTAAAACCATCGTTTGCCTAGATACTCTTTTCGAAAACGTGGAGAAAACAGGCCTGAAGTTGGATCGTATTATCACCACCAACATCGGCGAATATTTGCCTTCCCTCAAAAAATTCATAGGAAAGAGTCTTCTCGGAAAACTCTTTAGGAAAGCTATGATCCCCTCACCCAAAATTCCCAAAAGGGAGGGGATCTATCACTTCCAAGAACTGCTCAAGAAATATCCTCCCAACCCTCCCAAAGTGAAAATCAACCCCAGCGAAGATTTAGCTACACTTCCCTATTCTGGAGGTACCACGGGAATTCCGAAGGGCGTGATGGTACCCCATCGCAACATAGTCGCCAACATGGCCCAAATAAGGGCCTTCTGGCCCATCTTGGAGGAAGGAAAGGAGGTGGTGGTAGCTTTTCTACCCTTTTATCACATCTATGGCCAAGTGGTGGCACTCATCTTTGGACTATGTTGGGGTTCTACCCTTGTCCTTTTCACCACCTTTGACCCTGATGAAATACTCGATGCTATCGAAAAATACAACGCCACGGTGTTCAATGGGGTCCCCACGGTTTTCGAGTTCCTGAAGGATTATGAAAAGACTCTTAAGGTGAACTGGAAGAGGCTCAAACTCATTACTTCAGGAGCAGATGTTTTACATCCTTCCACTTATCAAGACTGGGAAAAGAAAACTGGTGCGAGGATTATTCAGGGATATGGTCTTACCGAAACCAGCACCGTTACTCATAGTAACCCCTACCATAAGGTCAAAGCCGATTCCTTTGGGATTCCACTTCCCAGCACACTGGCCGCCATAGCCCACCCCGAGAAAAACCAGTTCCTAAAAGTTGGAGAAATAGGGGAAGTTGTAATCCATGGACCGCAAGTCATGAAAGGCTACTGGAAAAATCCTGAGGAAACCAAAAAGGTATTGGTGAAGATAGAAGGGAAGACTTGGCTAAGAACGGGCGACCTAGCTAAAATGGATGAGGAAGGTTACTTCTATTTCTTTGAAAGAAAGAAAGATCTAATTAAATACAAGGGCTTTTCCATCTACGCTAGGGAAATAGAAGATGTTCTCTACGAACATCCACAGATCAAAGAAGCTGCCGTTATAGGGGTTCCCCATCCCCAATTCGGAGAAATAGTCAAAGCTTATGTAGTCCTACACACCGAAGCTAGGGGAAAGGTTTCTGAGGAAGATATCATAGAATATTGTAAGAAGAAACTGGCTCCCTATAAAGTGCCTAAGATAGTGGAGTTCAGAGGGGAGCTCCCCAAAACCGATGTGGGAAAGATTTCTCACAGGGAACTAAGGGAGGAAGTCAAGAAAGCATGA
- the mvk gene encoding mevalonate kinase: MSTVKTSAPGAVFLFGEHAVVYGYPSLNASVSGRVRVEMKPRKDNRLEIQSNGLGREEGRVIREERPKIRAGKRFSYVVKAIELVFSEIGEGCGLEVKISSDLPIGAGLSSSSAVSVASVAATLLLLGEKVSLERVVELAFRTELEVQTVASRAGVSVATYGGFLRIEGKNLERISDLHVPGFVVGNTGIFSATGPMVRKVRNLREKHPKEVEALFRLIGTLADTGLSSLREGDLKRTGTLMNINQACLAALGVSSPALERLIKASREAGAYGAKLTGGGGGGCMLALCPGKEKEVSKAIRRAGGEPLPMSLGSEGLLVESE; encoded by the coding sequence GCTCCAGGGGCAGTCTTCCTCTTCGGTGAACACGCCGTGGTGTACGGATATCCTTCTTTGAACGCTTCCGTAAGTGGGAGGGTGAGGGTGGAAATGAAACCTAGGAAGGACAATAGATTGGAGATCCAATCCAATGGCCTAGGAAGGGAAGAAGGGAGAGTGATAAGGGAAGAAAGGCCCAAAATCAGGGCTGGAAAAAGATTTTCCTATGTGGTAAAGGCCATAGAATTGGTTTTCTCGGAAATCGGCGAAGGGTGCGGTTTGGAAGTAAAGATTTCTTCAGATCTGCCCATCGGAGCAGGACTTTCCAGCTCTTCGGCTGTCAGCGTTGCTTCGGTGGCGGCTACCCTTCTCCTTTTGGGGGAAAAAGTCAGTCTAGAAAGAGTAGTGGAGCTGGCTTTCAGAACTGAGTTGGAGGTCCAAACTGTGGCGAGTAGAGCTGGAGTTTCGGTAGCCACGTATGGCGGCTTTCTCAGGATAGAGGGGAAGAACTTGGAAAGAATCTCCGATCTCCACGTTCCGGGTTTTGTGGTGGGAAATACAGGGATTTTCAGCGCCACTGGACCTATGGTAAGAAAAGTTAGGAATCTGAGAGAAAAACATCCAAAAGAAGTGGAGGCCCTTTTTCGGCTCATAGGAACACTGGCCGATACTGGGCTTAGTTCCCTTAGGGAGGGGGACTTAAAAAGAACTGGAACTTTGATGAATATAAATCAGGCCTGCTTAGCGGCTCTAGGGGTGAGCTCCCCAGCCCTTGAAAGGCTCATCAAAGCAAGTAGGGAAGCAGGGGCCTATGGAGCCAAACTCACGGGTGGGGGAGGGGGAGGATGTATGCTGGCCCTTTGTCCCGGTAAGGAAAAAGAGGTCTCTAAAGCCATCCGAAGGGCCGGTGGTGAGCCCCTTCCCATGAGCTTGGGTAGTGAGGGTCTCTTGGTGGAAAGCGAGTAA